A portion of the Calliphora vicina chromosome 5, idCalVici1.1, whole genome shotgun sequence genome contains these proteins:
- the LOC135961786 gene encoding barrier-to-autointegration factor-like, which produces MASTSKKHRDFVSDPMGEKPVTDLAGIGTILGDRLNEAGFNKANAVLGQYLVLQRNEYRFTEWIQTTCNANSKQAKDCFNCLNEWCDQFL; this is translated from the exons ATGGCGAGCACTTCAAAAAAGCATAGAGATTTCGTCTCCGATCCTATGGGTGAAAAACCTGTCACAGATCTGGCGGGAATAGGAACGATTTTGGGTGATCGTTTAAATGAAGCTGGCTTCAATAAA GCAAATGCTGTGCTCGGTCAATATTTAGTGTTACAGAGAAACGAATATCGTTTTACGGAATGGATTCAAACTACCTGTAATGCCAATTCTAAACAAGCTAAGGATTGCTTCAACTGCCTCAATGAATGGTGTGATCAGTTCTTGTAA